The Myxococcaceae bacterium JPH2 genome has a window encoding:
- a CDS encoding CapA family protein gives MSAAGDLQLGARTTPAVLEALPSLLEGDVRVVNLEGPLTARAHEQGLDAEGTPRAPRIRFAAPPTWATALAGRVDVVSLENNHALDAGEAGRRDTASVLRAAGIQAAMAREPASVERQGLHVTVLARDLPREPTRDDARTLTAAVRAARKTGPVLLSLHWGNTNSNLPTRAQRTLAHALVEAGASAVLGHGPHAPQGVERHGPGVIAYSLGNLAFSCRCTAVKDAYVLRFQLAADGAVSDVSALPLRAGLAGEAPGRATDSGAAELLVSVSEALGTRTTTAPDGTVVFP, from the coding sequence GTGAGCGCGGCGGGTGACCTGCAGCTCGGCGCGCGGACGACGCCCGCCGTGCTGGAAGCCCTGCCCTCCTTGCTGGAGGGCGACGTGCGCGTGGTGAACCTCGAGGGCCCGCTCACCGCGCGCGCTCACGAGCAAGGCCTGGACGCGGAGGGGACACCGCGCGCCCCTCGCATCCGCTTCGCCGCGCCGCCCACGTGGGCCACGGCCTTGGCGGGCCGAGTGGATGTTGTCTCGCTGGAGAACAACCACGCGTTGGATGCAGGCGAGGCCGGCAGGCGTGACACGGCGAGCGTGCTGCGCGCGGCGGGCATTCAGGCTGCCATGGCTCGCGAGCCTGCCTCCGTGGAACGACAGGGATTGCATGTCACCGTGCTCGCGCGCGACCTGCCTCGCGAGCCCACGCGCGACGATGCACGCACGTTGACCGCGGCGGTGCGCGCCGCGCGAAAGACGGGCCCGGTGCTGTTGTCCCTGCACTGGGGAAACACCAACTCCAACCTGCCCACGCGAGCACAGCGCACGCTGGCTCACGCACTGGTGGAGGCAGGCGCCTCCGCGGTGCTGGGTCACGGTCCGCATGCGCCGCAGGGCGTGGAGCGCCACGGGCCCGGCGTCATCGCCTACTCGCTGGGCAACCTCGCCTTCTCGTGCCGATGCACCGCCGTGAAGGATGCCTACGTGCTGCGCTTCCAGCTCGCGGCGGACGGCGCGGTGTCGGATGTCAGCGCGCTGCCTCTGCGCGCGGGGCTCGCGGGAGAAGCGCCGGGCCGCGCGACGGACTCGGGGGCCGCGGAGCTGCTCGTCAGCGTGTCCGAGGCCCTGGGCACTCGCACCACGACGGCGCCGGATGGCACCGTCGTGTTTCCCTGA
- a CDS encoding FHA domain-containing protein, which yields MARSLLLSLLLRQHMALKEKFRAKYAHPWLVWEAGAWNVPEATEQNVATTRLPLMDLRDCLPAGDAMCFELVALAERGALKLGRAAQNTFVVNDATVSREQLTLSPTPDGQWWVERVAQARPVTLDGETLEPEQPRRLQPGAKLQVGDVRLTFHDADGFNDRIARIAEKVIAQASLPPSR from the coding sequence ATGGCTCGATCCCTGCTGCTCTCCCTGCTCTTGCGGCAGCACATGGCCCTCAAGGAGAAGTTCCGCGCCAAGTACGCACACCCGTGGCTGGTGTGGGAGGCAGGTGCGTGGAACGTCCCCGAGGCCACCGAGCAGAACGTCGCGACCACGCGACTGCCTTTGATGGACCTGCGCGACTGCCTGCCTGCCGGTGACGCGATGTGCTTCGAGCTGGTGGCGCTGGCCGAGCGAGGCGCGCTGAAGCTGGGGCGGGCCGCGCAGAACACCTTCGTCGTGAATGACGCCACGGTGTCGCGCGAGCAGCTCACCCTCTCGCCCACGCCGGATGGACAGTGGTGGGTGGAGCGCGTGGCGCAGGCTCGCCCGGTGACGCTCGACGGCGAGACGCTCGAGCCCGAGCAGCCTCGGCGTCTGCAGCCCGGCGCGAAGCTTCAAGTCGGGGACGTGCGGCTCACCTTCCACGACGCCGATGGCTTCAACGACCGCATCGCGCGCATCGCCGAGAAGGTCATCGCCCAGGCCTCGCTCCCTCCGTCGCGCTGA